Proteins from a single region of Oreochromis niloticus isolate F11D_XX linkage group LG7, O_niloticus_UMD_NMBU, whole genome shotgun sequence:
- the slc35e4 gene encoding solute carrier family 35 member E4 isoform X2: MISADGFSKCEATLQETGRRRRRPPAEMLHLLSAVIVWLVTGTTISSLNKWIFAVYNFRYPLLLSALHMLTAIVVDYGLIKLQVIRHRGVGEQDLTPSAKCKQHHIIKYTAMMPICLGASFSIMGEVQFDQTGCFFVFAATMLRGVKSIQQSILLQEEKINSVFLLYLMSIPSFCILAIAALALENWAMLESPLHYDRHLWVFILLSCLGSVMYNLASCSVITLTSAVTLHILGNLSVVGNLLLSQLLFGSELSALSCAGAVLTLSGMLIYQNSEFIVSYLDARRAKAKGSVRVDFHSARGEDLVKASASDKTYHPHHQGTDRKQEDKID, translated from the exons ATGATCAGCGCCGATGGCTTCTCAAAATGCGAGGCGACCCTGCAAGAgacagggaggaggaggaggaggccacCCGCAGAGATGCTCCATCTGCTGTCAGCTGTCATTGTTTGGCTGGTGACCGGCACCACCATCTCCAGCCTCAACAAATGGATATTTGCCGTTTACAACTTCAGGTACCCCCTGCTGCTGTCAGCTCTGCACATGCTGACAGCCATAGTGGTGGATTATGGCCTGATCAAGCTGCAGGTGATCCGCCACAGAGGGGTCGGAGAGCAGGACCTGACCCCCAGCGCAAAAT GCAAGCAGCATCACATCATCAAATACACAGCCATGATGCCCATCTGCCTGGGAGCATCTTTCAGCATTATGGGAGAGGTCCAGTTCGATCAGACTGGCTGCTTCTTTGTGTTCGCAGCAACCATGCTGAGAGGGGTCAAGTCCATTCAGCAGA GTATTTTACTTCAGGAGGAAAAGATCAACTCCGTGTTCCTGCTGTACCTGATGTCCATTCCCAGTTTCTGCATCTTGGCCATAGCTGCTCTCGCCTTGGAAAACTGGGCCATGCTCGAGTCGCCGCTTCATTACGACCGCCACCTGTGGGTCTTCATCTTGCTCAGCTGCCTGGGCTCGGTCATGTACAACTTGGCCAGCTGCTCCGTCATCACACTCACCTCGGCCGTCACTCTGCACATCCTCGGCAACCTTAGCGTGGTGGGAAACCTGCTGTTGTCTCAACTGCTCTTCGGCAGCGAACTGTCGGCCCTGAGCTGCGCCGGCGCAGTGCTCACGTTGTCTGGCATGCTCATCTATCAGAACTCAGAATTTATCGTTAGCTACCTGGATGCACGAAGGGCCAAAGCGAAAGGCTCTGTACGAGTGGATTTTCACAGTGCACGTGGAGAAGACTTGGTTAAAGCTAGTGCATCTGATAAAACATATCATCCCCATCATCAGGgcacagacagaaaacaggaagacaaaatagactga
- the smtna gene encoding smoothelin yields MESKTDGKSSLTSEELAAIEDEDVLNKMLDNTSDFEERRMIRSALRDLLKKKREKREQERGLRQQNLRQQGLSKAGTTGGTVSIGRASMNQQPPINKPSSQPSPSASAPFNRTGGSKASSAAAPPAAAPNAKNVKQMLLDWCRAKTEPYEGVDIQNFSSSWKDGIAFCALVHRFFPDAFEYSILNPYKPKENFQLAFSTAERLAGCPPLLDADDLVRMNEPDWKCVYTYIQEFYRCLVEKGLVKTKKRP; encoded by the exons ATGGAGTCAAAAACTGATGGCAAATCATCACTAACCAGCGAAGAACTGGCTGCTATTGAGGATGAAGATGTTCTCAACAAGATG CTCGACAACACCTCAGATTTTGAAGAGAGACGGATGATCCGTTCTGCATTAAGGGATCTCCTGAAGAAAAAACGAG AAAAACGGGAGCAGGAGCGAGGGTTAAGGCAGCAAAACCTAAGACAGCAAGGTCTGAGCAAAGCGGGAACGACAGGCGGGACCGTTAGCATAGGAAGAGCATCCATGAACCAGCAGCCACCAATAAACA AACCAAGCAGCCAGCCATCTCCATCAGCATCTGCTCCCTTTAACAGGACTGGAGGCAG CAAGGCCagttctgctgctgctcctcctgctGCGGCACCCAACGCTAAGAATGTCAAACAGATGCTTCTGGACTGGTGCAGGGCCAAAACAGAGCCATATGAG GGGGTGGACATTCAGAACTTCTCCTCCAGCTGGAAGGACGGCATTGCCTTTTGCGCCCTGGTGCACCGCTTCTTCCCTGACGCTTTCGAgtactccatcctcaacccctACAAGCCCAAGGAAAACTTCCAGCTGGCTTTCAGCACTGCGGA GAGGTTGGCAGGCTGCCCCCCTCTGCTGGATGCCGATGACTTAGTCCGGATGAACGAGCCCGACTGGAAATGCGTGTACACATATATCCAGGAGTTTTACCGCTGTCTGGTGGAAAAAGGCCTGGTTAAAACCAAGAAGCGGCCATAG
- the slc35e4 gene encoding solute carrier family 35 member E4 isoform X1, producing MISADGFSKCEATLQETGRRRRRPPAEMLHLLSAVIVWLVTGTTISSLNKWIFAVYNFRYPLLLSALHMLTAIVVDYGLIKLQVIRHRGVGEQDLTPSAKCKVFLLSLTFCASIAFGNMGLNYVQLSFAQMIYTTTPLFTLAISTLILGKQHHIIKYTAMMPICLGASFSIMGEVQFDQTGCFFVFAATMLRGVKSIQQSILLQEEKINSVFLLYLMSIPSFCILAIAALALENWAMLESPLHYDRHLWVFILLSCLGSVMYNLASCSVITLTSAVTLHILGNLSVVGNLLLSQLLFGSELSALSCAGAVLTLSGMLIYQNSEFIVSYLDARRAKAKGSVRVDFHSARGEDLVKASASDKTYHPHHQGTDRKQEDKID from the exons ATGATCAGCGCCGATGGCTTCTCAAAATGCGAGGCGACCCTGCAAGAgacagggaggaggaggaggaggccacCCGCAGAGATGCTCCATCTGCTGTCAGCTGTCATTGTTTGGCTGGTGACCGGCACCACCATCTCCAGCCTCAACAAATGGATATTTGCCGTTTACAACTTCAGGTACCCCCTGCTGCTGTCAGCTCTGCACATGCTGACAGCCATAGTGGTGGATTATGGCCTGATCAAGCTGCAGGTGATCCGCCACAGAGGGGTCGGAGAGCAGGACCTGACCCCCAGCGCAAAATGTAAGGTGTTCCTGTTGAGCCTGACGTTTTGTGCCAGCATCGCCTTTGGAAACATGGGTCTGAACTATGTCCAGCTGTCATTTGCACAAATGATATACACTACAACCCCGCTTTTTACCCTGGCCATCTCCACACTGATCCTAGGCAAGCAGCATCACATCATCAAATACACAGCCATGATGCCCATCTGCCTGGGAGCATCTTTCAGCATTATGGGAGAGGTCCAGTTCGATCAGACTGGCTGCTTCTTTGTGTTCGCAGCAACCATGCTGAGAGGGGTCAAGTCCATTCAGCAGA GTATTTTACTTCAGGAGGAAAAGATCAACTCCGTGTTCCTGCTGTACCTGATGTCCATTCCCAGTTTCTGCATCTTGGCCATAGCTGCTCTCGCCTTGGAAAACTGGGCCATGCTCGAGTCGCCGCTTCATTACGACCGCCACCTGTGGGTCTTCATCTTGCTCAGCTGCCTGGGCTCGGTCATGTACAACTTGGCCAGCTGCTCCGTCATCACACTCACCTCGGCCGTCACTCTGCACATCCTCGGCAACCTTAGCGTGGTGGGAAACCTGCTGTTGTCTCAACTGCTCTTCGGCAGCGAACTGTCGGCCCTGAGCTGCGCCGGCGCAGTGCTCACGTTGTCTGGCATGCTCATCTATCAGAACTCAGAATTTATCGTTAGCTACCTGGATGCACGAAGGGCCAAAGCGAAAGGCTCTGTACGAGTGGATTTTCACAGTGCACGTGGAGAAGACTTGGTTAAAGCTAGTGCATCTGATAAAACATATCATCCCCATCATCAGGgcacagacagaaaacaggaagacaaaatagactga